A section of the Phycodurus eques isolate BA_2022a chromosome 4, UOR_Pequ_1.1, whole genome shotgun sequence genome encodes:
- the prss35 gene encoding inactive serine protease 35 yields MGPMHLCVLLPVTMLVVAAVAAELTATVDDDYTWPQWNLPLVRKRRTLPLSSPNFSAHPQAEVSGTCGIECQRGLPSPSLDDMEQLLSYETVYENGTRTYTSVSVQGLNEVADRSRNDSSRSRYKREVYGTDTRFTISDKQFSTKYPFSTTVKISTGCSGVLVSPKHVLTAAHCIHDGEDYLDGVQKLRVGILKEKSRKGKGGKGRGGRGKGKKRKGDGAKEEVKQVEDKGGSRKGKEGKGRKSRSRRSAELEKPSFRWTRVKKTQVPKGWFKGVSDGLTADYDYAVLELKRAPKVKHMDLGVIPSVKKLPAGRIHFSGFDDDRPGNLVYRFCSVSEESNELLYQYCDAKPGSSGSGVYVRLKEPGKKKWKRKIIGVFSGHQWVDVNGNGLQQDYNVAVRITPLKYAQICYWVHGDSSECQVS; encoded by the coding sequence ATGGGCCCTATGCACCTGTGTGTCCTGCTCCCGgtgacaatgttggttgtggcGGCCGTCGCCGCCGAGCTGACTGCAACGGTTGACGACGATTACACTTGGCCTCAGTGGAATTTGCCTCTGGTAAGGAAAAGGCGCACTCTGCCTCTGAGCAGTCCCAACTTCTCAGCTCATCCTCAAGCAGAGGTGAGCGGGACGTGCGGGATCGAGTGTCAGCGTGGCCTCCCGTCGCCCTCCCTGGATGACATGGAGCAGCTCCTATCCTACGAGACGGTTTACGAGAATGGCACGCGCACGTATACCTCGGTGTCTGTGCAAGGTCTCAACGAGGTGGCAGATCGATCCAGAAACGACTCCTCCAGGTCCCGTTACAAAAGAGAGGTGTACGGCACGGACACCCGCTTCACTATTTCTGATAAGCAGTTCTCCACTAAGTATCCCTTCTCCACTACTGTCAAAATTTCCACGGGATGTTCTGGAGTTCTGGTGTCACCCAAACATGTGTTGACCGCTGCCCACTGCATCCATGATGGAGAGGATTATTTGGATGGTGTTCAGAAGCTTCGCGTTGGTATTCTTAAGGAGAAATCTAGAAAAGGGAAAGGAGGCAAAGGGAGAGGAGGGCGAGGGAAAGGCAAAAAGAGAAAAGGGGATGGCGCTAAAGAAGAAGTAAAGCAAGTGGAAGACAAGGGAGGGAGCCGTAAAGGAAAGGAAGGAAAGGGCAGAAAGAGCCGAAGTCGCCGCAGCGCAGAGTTGGAGAAACCTTCGTTTAGGTGGACCAGGGTCAAGAAAACCCAAGTGCCCAAGGGTTGGTTCAAAGGTGTGTCTGATGGACTGACTGCAGATTATGACTACGCAGTTTTGGAGCTGAAGCGAGCCCCCAAAGTGAAGCACATGGATCTGGGTGTTATCCCCTCAGTCAAGAAGCTCCCTGCAGGAAGAATCCACTTCTCTGGTTTTGATGATGACCGGCCAGGGAACCTGGTATACAGGTTCTGCTCTGTGTCTGAGGAGTCCAATGAGTTGTTGTACCAGTACTGCGATGCCAAACCTGGCTCCAGTGGTTCTGGGGTATACGTCCGTCTCAAAGAGCCAGGCAAGAAGAAGTGGAAGAGAAAGATCATTGGGGTGTTCTCTGGTCACCAATGGGTGGATGTTAATGGCAATGGGCTGCAGCAGGATTACAATGTTGCAGTGAGGATAACACCTCTCAAATATGCCCAAATCTGCTACTGGGTCCACGGGGACTCAAGTGAGTGCCAGGTGTCCTAA